The nucleotide sequence GTAGTTGGCTAATAACTAGCAACTAATTTGCATTCAAGTTAAAAATGTGTAAGCTAGCTATAGCTAAAGGTTATCTTGGTTTAGTCTATTTAATAATCCAAATACACATAATCAATCCAGTAATCCGTCTAGGTTATGATTTCGTGTCTCATCAGATCAATATTCAAGACAGCGCCAACAGAAAAATGAAGTTAGTAGCGGAACAGTAATAAGGACGGTCCGTCTGAACTATTGTCCGACGACAACTGCTGCCGTTTTGTATTAAGTTCCGCATGGTGAAGTTGATTTCtctcacattttttatttatttcacttttatttaaccaggtaggctaattgagaacaagttGGCCATTGACAAATCAAATACTTTATTGGAAATGTTTTAAATGAAATCTCAAACCATGTTTGGTTCTTTATGTTATGTTTCTTGTGAACACTGTAATAGCAAACACATGCAATAATTCAGATCATTTTACCGGTTGCAATTATTCATTTTTTAGAAACATTTTTAACTGCATTCTTTGTAGTTGAATTTTCACTCTGCACTGATCAAGAAAGGGCTGGCTCACAAAAGCTCTTCTGCTCTCTACGGTATTTTCATCAGAAACACTCCAGTCTCCACCTCCACTGAGGCTTATCAGATTGTCAGAGTACAGAAGGCTGTACGGCAGGTAGGGAGATTTGCATTGTGGCTGGGGAAATGGAGAGAACAGGTGGAGGTGTGGAGAACTCTGGAGCTGACAGCAGCTTGGTCGTCTGGTCTCTACTGgccttctgtcttctgtctggtCCTGCCACAGGTACTATGGGGGAGATTACTGTGTGATTAGCTCAGCTGCACATTAGAGGTCAATTCAAATTAAAAACTCACATTTTCCAAAACTACTGGCTGTCTAATCATGATTTACTGGGGAGAAGTCCTCACAATAATCTAAAATGTTGTATGTTAACAACATGATTGATGTTTACAGATATTCTCTTCTCACAGGTGACCAACATGCCCACTGCTCTGAGTTCCTCTGTCtcagccctccctctcttctgGTGAGGCTCCTCAGCTTCTCCTCTGAGCAGGGTCCCTGTGGTTACCCCTTAGATCTCCCTCCTTCAGGCCTCCCATCTGGCCAGGGCCTCCCTCCACTTCCACCAGGCTTCCCAGGACTGGCCCCTGGTCCTGTGGCCTGGAGCCCCCTCAGCCCCACAGTTGTGATTGTTCCGGGCAGGAGGCCAGCCAGGCTGCAGCCCAGCTGGGCGAGGGTGATGGCGGGGGAGCTGTTAGAGGCAGGGCTGGTTAATGTCCTGGTAGCTGATTGGCTGCTGCCCCCAGAGCAGGAGATCACAGAAGGAGCCAGGCAGGTGGGAGAGAAGCTGGCGCAGACCATACAGACACTACTGGTGGGTATACAGACCATACAGACACTACTGGTGGGTACACAGACCATACAGACACTACTGGTGGGTACACAGACCATACAGACACTACTGGTGGGTACACAGACCATACAGACACTACTGGTGGGTACACAGACCATACAGACACTACTGGTGGGTATACAGACCATACAGACACTACTGGTGGGTACACAGACCATACAGACACTACTGGTGGGTACACAGACCATACAGACACTACTGGTGGGTATACAGACCATACAGACACTACTGGTGGGTATACAGACCATACAGACACTACTGGTGGGTACACAGACCATACAGACACTACTGGTGGGTACACAGACCATACAGACACTACTGGTGGGTACACAGACCATACAGACACTACTGGTGGGTACACAGACCATAAAGACACTACTGGTGGGTATACAGACCATACAGACACTACTGGTGGGTATACAGACCATATAGACACTACTGGTGGGTACACAGACCATACAGACACTACTGGTGGGTACACAGACCATACAGACACTACTGGTGGGTATACAGACCATACAGACACTACTGGTGGGTACACAGACCATACAGACACTACTGGTGGGTACACAGACCATACAGACACTACTGGTGGGTACACAGACCATACAGACACTACTGGTGGGTACACAGACCATACAGACACTACTGATGGGTACACAGACCATACAGACACTACTGGTGGGTAAACAGACCATATAGACACTACTGGTGGGTAAACAGACCATACAGACACTACTGGTGGGTAAACAGACCATACAGACACTACTGGTGGGTACACAGACCATAAAGACACTACTGGTGGGTAAACAGACCATACAGACACTACTGGTGGGTCCCCAGTAATATGCTTTAACTGGGTCAGGGAAACTGGCCCAAATTGAACATTAGTGTAGTAgatatgttaaaaaaaaaaatgttaaccttaatttaactaggcaaattattttcaatgacggcctagtgggttaactgcctgttcaggggcagaacgacagatttgtaccttgtcaaatcggggatttgaacttgcaacctttcggttactagtccaacgctctaaccactaggctaccctgccgtcccatgTTGATGTTTATTCCTCAGGAGGACCGGGGCTCTTCTCCAGAGCTGTTCCACCTGGTAGGGTTTGGTGTTGGGGCCCATGTAGCTGGTGTGACCGGGGCCTGTTTGGAGGGAACTATTGGCAGGATCACAGGTACTGAGACGTAATATAGGGTTACACCTGGTAACAGTCCATTCTGAGTTTCGGATGAACCGACAGGTCAAATTGAGTGTTTTgttctttaaaaaatgttttttaaatgacgTGGTCTGATCCAACTCAGGCCTGGATCCGTTCTCACCGGTGTTTTCAGAGGCAGACAGCAGCCTGTCTCTGGATCACACTGATGCCCAGTACGTGGACGTGATTCACACCAACTTCAACCGTGAGGAACTCTACACACACCTAGTAAACCATGTAGTTACACCTAATAGCATAGTAGATTTATTTAGACATTTTGAACCAATCACCAAGTTCATTACCTGCTGTATTTTTCAGCCAATGAGCCGGTAGCTCCCCTGGGGGTTCCTAGACCGTTGGGTCATGTTGATTTCTACATCGGCAAAGGATATCAACTCCCTGGTTGTCCTCAGGCTCTCATGAAAAGTGTGTGACAGGTTTTTATTTTCATCTAAAATATTATAACAAACATCATGCCTGGGgcccatgtgacctgaccaggaaacgCTGTGTCCTTTAGGCTATCTACTATAACACAGAGGTTGGGATGACTCATATATTTGAGGCAGTTCTGCAGGTTGGTCACTAGCTTGTACAGTCACAAAGTCATAGAGATCTGATTTTCAACCTAACCTTAAAAACACACTGCTAACTTTATACCTAACCTTAAAACAAgataaaaaaacacttttttttcatTAATTGTTAAGATATATAGTTTTGCAGCTATCCCATGTAGTGTGGACCGCTCAGTTCTGCCttcaggacaagattcagcccaATAAAGGTCAAGgtgcgtgtgggtgtgttccAGGGGAGCAGTACTTGCTGTGCAGTCATCAACGGGCCTATAGATTGTTCACCAGCTCCATCCGGTCCTCCTGCCCTCTCACAGCCTTCCCCTGCCAGGGAGTAGAGGACTTCCAGAGGGCTCTCTGTACACACTGTCACCACACTGGCCTCAACATCTGCCCCCAGCTGGGTAAGATACACACTGTCACCACCCTGGCCTCAACATCTGCCCCCAGCTGGGTAAGATACACACTGTCACCACCCTGGCCTCAACATCTGCCCCCAGCTAGGTAAGAGACAAGATAATGTAGACCAGCTGGGTAAGAGACACACTGTCACCACCCTGGCCTCAACATCTGCCCCCAGCTGGGTAAGAGACACACTGTCACCACCCTGGCCTCAACATCTGCCCCCAGCTGGGTAAGAGACACACTGTCACCACCCTGGCCTCAACATCTGCCCCCAGCTGGGTAAGATACACACTGTCACCACCCTGGCCTCAACATCTGCCCCCAGCTGGGTAAGATACACACTGTCACCACCCTGGCCTCAACATCTGCCCCCAGCTGGGTAAGAGACACACTGTCACCACCCTGGCCTCAACATCTGCCCCCAGCTGGGTAAGATACACACTGTCACCACCCTGGCCTCAACATCTGCCCCCAGCTGGGTAAGATACAAGATCATGTAGACCAGCTGGGTAAGATACAAGATAATGTAGACCAGCTGGGTAAGAGACGAGATCATGTAGACCAGCTGGGTAAGAGACAACATAATGTAGGCCAGCTAGGTAAGAGACAAGATAATGTAGACCAGCTGGGTAAGAGACGAGATCATGTAGACCAGCTGGGTAAGAGACAACATAATGTAGGCCAGCTAGGTAAGAGACAAGATAATGTAGGCCAGCTGGGTAAGAGACAAGATAATGTAGACAGCATAACTCTCTGacacacatttctctctctctctgaacaaagACGAGTATTTCACACATGAAGAAACTGTTGTTGATGATTGGCTGTTTCCATCATCAAGACACCATCAGCTATTGGTTCTTCTCTCCTATAGGCTACGACATCAGCTGGCTGCCTCCAGATCGACCAATCACCTTCCAGCCCCTGACCGCGGTCCTGGACATCACAGCAACGGACCCTTTCTGCGGTCAGAAACTcaggacacacactgacactgtcaCACGGTTACCGTTTCTTCCTCTagagcaggaacaggaacaggaacaggaacaggaacaggaacagttggttaacccGCTTTATGGCCCTTCTAGTGACGCCGTTCCTGTTGGAGGTGCACCTGGAGGGAAACACCTCGTTAGAAGCCCAGCTATTTATTCAGCTGAAGGGAGACATCAGGAAAACACCTGTCATGTTGGTGTCCGGGTGAGACACCAGCATCTGGTTCTTCATTTATTAAATGTCTGCAtctcaaatgggaccctattcctgATATGGTGCACTATAtaccccatagggccctggtctaatgctgtATACTATAtatccccatagggccctggtctaatgctgtATACTATAtatccccatagggccctggtctaatgctgtGTACTATATatcccatagggccctggtctaatgctgtATACTATAtatccccatagggccctggtctaatgctgtGTACTATAtatccccatagggccctggtctaaatgatGTGTACTATAtatccccatagggccctggtctaatgctgtGTACTATATATccccccatagggccctggtctaatgctgtGTACTATAtatccccatagggccctggtctaatgctgtGTACTATAtatccccatagggccctggtctaatgctgtGTACTATAtatccccatagggccctggtctaatgctgtGTACTATATATccccccatagggccctggtctaatgctgtGTACTATAtatccccatagggccctggtctaatgctgtGTACTATAtatccccatagggccctggtctaatgtgtACTATATccccccatagggccctggtctaatgctgtGTACTATAtatccccatagggccctggtctaatgctgtataccccatagggccctggtctaatgctgtATACTATAtatccccatagggccctggtctaatgctgtGTACTATAtatccccatagggccctggtctaatactgTGTACTACAtatccccatagggccctggtctaatgctgtATACTAtatccccatagggccctggtctaatgctgtGTACTATAtatccccatagggccctggtctaatgctgtGTACTATAtatccccatagggccctggtctaatgctgtGTACTATAtatccccatagggccctggtctaatgctgtGTACTATAtatccccatagggccctggtctaatgctgtATACTAtatccccatagggccctggtctaatgtgtACTATatcccccatagggccctggtctaatgctgtGTACTATAtatccccatagggccctggtctaatgctgtATACTAtatccccatagggccctggtctaatgtgtACTATatcccccatagggccctggtctaatgctgtATACTATAtatccccatagggccctggtctaatactgTGTACTACAtatccccatagggccctggtctaatactgTGTACTACAtatccccatagggccctggtctaatgctgtgtactacatatccccatagggccctggtctaatactgTGTACTACAtatccccatagggccctggtctaatgctgtATACTAtatccccatagggccctggtctaatgctgtGTACTATAtatccccatagggccctggtctaatgctgtGTACTATAtatccccatagggccctggtctaatgctgtATACTATATCCCCCCATAGGGCTccgatatatatatatccccatagggccctggtctaatgctgtGTACTACATATCCCCATAGGGCTCCGGTCTAATGCTGTGTACTATATAGGTaaaagggtgctatttgggatgcagttaATGTCTTTATCCGGTGATTGTCTTGCCAACTCTAACGTGCCGTTGACCATTGTGTCCAGTCCTTCCCTGATGCAGTTTGAGTCTCATCAGATACACCAGTTCCTGGTTTCTGTACGTCACAGTGTTCAGGAGTTCAGAACCATAGTACTTCACTTCTACTCTCAACGCCTCCTGTACTTGGCCTGGAGGAAGAGACGGATTCACATCAGTCATCTAGTCCTTACACAACTACCCAGGCACCAGGGGTAAATAGCATCACTACATCAACACGACACAGATGAAAACTCAACTCTCCTTCCATTTGCTAAAAAAAGAACACAAAAGCCCTTTccgacccccccccacccccgggGTCGTCTGTGTGAGACTCAAACAAGGCTGTTTTTGTGCATTACCTCCCACAGGCTAGTATCTTACAGGACCCGGAGTGTTACCGCAGTGGAGAATCACAGAGTGGACGTGTGTCTGCAGAAGGAAGAGTGAAGATGGACGGGGATGGGGACGGGGGGACTTTTCAGGGAGGTCAAATGCTGCGCTGGGTAATCAGAATTTAACCATTAAAATATACTGAAGAAAATACAGAAAGTTGGTTGTTCATATTTATTTTAaacacttatatatatatatatatatataataaaaaaaatacagtaaGTGTTTGATTTGATAAATGCTGGATAATGTTTTAATTTCTAAGTTAAATTCGATAATTTGTAAATGTcctcaaaaaaaacaaacaagatgTTGTGAAATCAATGTTATTTATACCGAACAGACGATCTCTGACGAAGCTTTATTCTGATGTGAAAGCGTTGCCGTCGGACCCaaattaaatgaaaaataaaGTTGGGAGAAAAGAGAAGAAGCAGAACATCAAGGAATaaatcacatttaaaaaaaaatcaaaattatTCATCATCATGTCGCATCAGGACTTCCTGGTATTTCAACTAAAAAAACTATTGTGTCAAAAACCAAATCATAGTGGATAGCGACCCCAGGTCCATACCGTCTGTTTGAgccctgtgttccaaatggcacccgattccatACATAGTGTACCACCTTTAAAAAAACAGAGCCcttatggatcctggtcaaaagtagtgcacttcataagGGAATATGGCACCATTTGGAATGCAACCCCCCCCAACCTTCATGAGTACAAGGGCAACAAGTCAAAGAGTCTGAATTCACATTTAAGAGACCGTTCTAAAAGAGGACGTAAGAGAAAGCAAACCTATGGGGAAACGGTTCAAATCCAATGACAAAACAAGCAACGGAACACATCGTCTCCTTGTGTACGCGCATGTAACAGTTTTTCTACAGTTACTCCTTAAAAATGTCCCAAATCCTACCTATGCAAAACGTACCAGAAAATGTTGTGTATATTCACTCCAAATGACTGATTGCAATGGGCAAAAATAATATatctaaaaaaaaatcaaaatgcaCAAAATTTGACATTATTTACAATTCTTAAAAACACTTTCCCCACAAAACCACCTATTCCTCCTCATAACAAAAAAATACACATTCAGACACCAGTCATTATAATAAACATTTAGACATTAAGGCATGTGCCTTTCAACAGAGAAAACCCAACCAACGGTCCATAGTCCATCGATATGAAAGGGAGTGCATTGTGAGGCCTGAGATCAAAGTGTGTAAAATAGTCCTGGAtaatggaagggagaggaggagggtataGAGGGCGAGTCCTGGCGAACCAGTAATCTGTACAGTACTGGCGTGTTCATCGACCGGTTGTCCTCATCATTCCTAGTCGTTTCCCCGTGTCCTGTTACACGCCGGTCTTCTCCTTGATCCAGCCCCTGAACTTGGTGACGGTGCTGTAGATCCCAGGCTTGTCCCTACGGGCACAGCCGTCACCCCAACTCACCACTCCAGCCAGGAACATACGACTAGTACCAGGACTGGACAGAGGCCCGCCAGAATCCCCCTGAGAGAGAAAGTGTAtggttatatatatatcatcCTATCTCAGCTCtaatgttgaccagagccctgaccagagccctgtggttatatatatatatcatcctatcgcagcactactgttgaccagagccctgtggttatatatatatatatcatcctatctcagcactactgttgaccagagccctgtggttatatatatatatcatcctatctcagcactactgttgaccagagccctgtggttatatatatatatatatcatcctatcgcagctctactgttgaccagagccctgtggttaTATAGATCATCCTATCTCAGCACTAtcgttgaccagagccctgtggttaTATAGATCATCCTATCtcagctctactgttgaccagagccctgtggttatatatatatatatatatcatcctatcgcagcactactgttgaccagagccccgtggttatatatatatatatatcatcctatcgcagcactactgttgaccagagccctgtggttatatatatatatatcatcctatctcagctctactgttgaccagagccctgtggttatatatatatatatatatatcatcctatctcagcactactgttgaccagagccctgtggttatatatatatatcatcctatctcagcactactgttgaccagagccctgtggttatatatatacatcatcctatctcagctctactgttgaccagagccctgtggttatatatatatatcatcctatctcagcactactgttgaccagagccctgtggttatatatatatatcatcctatctcagcactactgttgaccagagccctgtggttatatatatatatatatcatcctatctcagcactactgttgaccagagccctgtggttatatatatatatatatcatcctatcgcagcactactgttgaccagagccctgtggttatatatatatatatcatcctatcgcagcactactgttgaccagagccctgtggttatatatatatatcatcctatcgcagcactactgttgaccagagccctgtggttatatatatatatatatcatcctatcgcagcactactgttgaccagagccctgtggttatatatatatatatatcatcctatctcagctctactgttgaccagagccctgtggttatatatatatatatcatcctatctcagcactactgttgaccagagccctgtggttatatatatatatatcatcctatctcagcactactgttgaccagagccctgtggttatatatatatatatcatcctatcgcagcactactgttgaccagagccctgttatatatatatatatatcatcctatcgcagcactactgttgaccagagccctgtggttatatatatatatatcatcctatcgcagcactactgttgaccagagccctgtggttatatatatatatatcatcctatcgcagcactactgttgaccagagccctgtggttatatagatcatcctatcgcagcactactgttgaccagagccctgtggttatatagagtgccttgcgaaagtattcggcccccttcaactttgccacatttcaggcttcaaacaaagatataaaactgtatttttttgtgaagaatcaacaacaagtgggacacaatcatgaagtggaacgacatttattggatatttcaaacttttttaacaaatcaaaaactgaaaaattgggcgtgcaaaattattcagcccctttattATTCAGcccagtgcagcaaactctctccagaagttcagtggggatctctgaatgatccaatgttgacctaaatgactaataatgataaatacaatccacctgtgtgtaatcaagtctccgtataaatgtacctgcactgtgatagtctcagaggtccgttaaaagcgcagagagcatcatgaagaacaaggaacacaccaggcaggtccgagatactgttgtgaagcagtgtaaagccggatttggatacaaaaagatttcccaagctttaaacatcccaaggagcactgtgcaagcgataatattgaaatggaaggagtatcagaccactgcaaatctaccaagacctggccgtccctctaaactttcagctcatacaaggagaagactgatcagagatgcagccaagaggcccatgatcactctggatgaactgcagagatctacagctgaggtgggagactctgtccataggacaacaatcagtcgtatattgcacaaatctggcctttatggaagagtggcaagaagaaagccatttcttaaagatatccataaaaagtgtcgtttaaagtttgccacaagccacctgggagacacaccaaacatgtggaagaaggtgctctggtcagatgaaaccaaaattgaactctttggcaacaatgcaaaacgttatgtttggcataaaaacaacacagctcatcaccctgaatacaccatccccactgtcaaacatggtggtggcagcatcatggtttgggcctgcttttcttcagcagggacagggaagatggttaaaattgatgggaagatggatggagccaaatacaggaccattctggaagaaacccctgatggagtctgcaaaagacctgagactgggacggagatttgtcttccaacaagacaatgatccaaaacataaagcaaaatctacaatggaatggttcaaaaataaacatatccaggtgttagaatggccaagtcaaagtccagacctgaatccaatcgagaatctgtggaaagaactgaaaactgctgttcacaaatgctctccatccaacctcactgagcgagctgttttgcaaggaggaatgggaaaaaaattcagtctctcgatgtgcaaaactgatagacataacccaagcgacttacagctgtaatcgcagcaaaaggtggcgcta is from Oncorhynchus gorbuscha isolate QuinsamMale2020 ecotype Even-year linkage group LG19, OgorEven_v1.0, whole genome shotgun sequence and encodes:
- the LOC124004980 gene encoding lipase member H-like → MERTGGGVENSGADSSLVVWSLLAFCLLSGPATGDQHAHCSEFLCLSPPSLLVRLLSFSSEQGPCGYPLDLPPSGLPSGQGLPPLPPGFPGLAPGPVAWSPLSPTVVIVPGRRPARLQPSWARVMAGELLEAGLVNVLVADWLLPPEQEITEGARQVGEKLAQTIQTLLEDRGSSPELFHLVGFGVGAHVAGVTGACLEGTIGRITGLDPFSPVFSEADSSLSLDHTDAQYVDVIHTNFNPNEPVAPLGVPRPLGHVDFYIGKGYQLPGCPQALMKREQYLLCSHQRAYRLFTSSIRSSCPLTAFPCQGVEDFQRALCTHCHHTGLNICPQLGYDISWLPPDRPITFQPLTAVLDITATDPFCVTPFLLEVHLEGNTSLEAQLFIQLKGDIRKTPVMLVSGPSLMQFESHQIHQFLVSVRHSVQEFRTIVLHFYSQRLLYLAWRKRRIHISHLVLTQLPRHQGLVSYRTRSVTAVENHRVDVCLQKEE